One Bufo gargarizans isolate SCDJY-AF-19 chromosome 3, ASM1485885v1, whole genome shotgun sequence DNA segment encodes these proteins:
- the METTL1 gene encoding tRNA (guanine-N(7)-)-methyltransferase gives MSESQVQLCTAATEPGGSVSLPQKRYYRQRAHSNPMADHTFQYPVTPEEMDWSQYYPEYFKPLSLDSSHDDTKDLSEVKKQEYAVEFADIGCGYGGLLVELSPLFPNALMLGLEIRVKVSDYVRDRITSLRASHPGQYQNIACIRSNAMKYLPNFFKKAQLSKMFFLFPDPHFKKTKHKWRIISSTLLAEYAYVLRVGGLVYTITDVEEVHEWMVTHFTEHPLFERVSKEQLAGDIIIDKLGTSTEEGKKVQRNKGQNFLAVFRRVENSTFRSPDS, from the exons ATGTCCGAGAGCCAGGTGCAGCTATGTACCGCGGCCACAGAGCCGGGGGGGAGCGTGTCCCTGCCTCAGAAGCGCTATTACCGGCAGAGGGCGCACTCCAACCCCATGGCTGATCACACCTTCCAGTA TCCTGTTACACCAGAAGAAATGGATTGGTCACAATATTATCCTGAATACTTCAAGCCTCTATCACTGGATAGTTCTCATGATGACACGAAGGACTTGTCGGAGGTGAAGAAGCAAGAATATGCCGTCGAATTTGCAGACATTGGCTGTGGATATGGTGGTTTGCTGG TTGAGTTGTCTCCGTTGTTTCCAAACGCCCTCATGCTTGGACTGGAGATACGTGTCAAAGTATCAGACTATGTGCGAGACAGGATCACGTCTTTGAGGGCGTCCCACCCCGGCCAGTACCAGAACATCGCCTGTATCAGGAGTAACGCTATGAAGTACCTTCCCAACTTCTTCAAGAAAGCACAG CTTAGTAAAATGTTCTTCCTGTTTCCGGACCCTCACTTTAAGAAGACGAAACATAAATGGAGGATCATCAGTTCCACACTGTTGGCAGAATATGCTTACGTGCTACGTGTTGGG GGGCTGGTTTATACGATTACAGATGTGGAAGAAGTTCACGAGTGGATGGTGACGCACTTCACGGAACATCCTCTTTTTGAGAGGGTTTCAAAAGAACAACTG GCAGGTGACATCATCATTGATAAACTGGGCACATCTACCGAAGAAGGAAAGAAGGTTCAGCGTAACAAAGGCCAAAACTTCCTGGCTGTATTTCGCCGCGTGGAAAACAGCACTTTCAGAAGTCCGGATTCCTAG